From Primulina tabacum isolate GXHZ01 chromosome 2, ASM2559414v2, whole genome shotgun sequence, one genomic window encodes:
- the LOC142536985 gene encoding BTB/POZ domain-containing protein At3g49900-like codes for MEAGLRGWNELGIVGTIYEEEDEDDDADSTIPSQETTPSPILHVSTQKPWSFGRVNQHPDVVIHVQDSSFRLHKRVLILRSGYLKRQLSKLTEITLNPPLKITPECFALVTDFCYGSYIAITPFNVAALRTVAELLEMTEVHGPRDENLQQKTEAFFCRAVAVNKEYASIVLRSCFPLLPEVEMTAALVSRCIEALSLIGEVDGEEACLDHVTRLHVEDLQLVLESMSQRLTESHDLLYRIIDLYIKEKDRTVSEDQKTRMCNYIDCSILSHRVLMHAVQNPRMPLRFVVQAMFVEQLNTRRSILSNQTHKSHQPKDPVTLGAILKRDVALRQVTQLKNAMTTTTSRIQFLEKELSGMRKLLSDAENMNIINSGRSASFRFSSEGNKVDRGQIGSISASSVRIGSRIGAEGSSSSEESSEGARSVEKNLRQRLMHGLKSAFRLRSLVSKKKCDAKGSLKFGRNVENSGNGGGGNEEIVIIRKDQAFHRRSRSNSSV; via the exons ATGGAAGCGGGGTTGAGGGGTTGGAATGAGTTGGGAATTGTGGGAactatatatgaagaagaagatgaagatgacGATGCGGATTCGACTATACCTTCTCAGGAAACTACCCCTTCGCCTATCCTACATGTTTCTACCCAGAAACCTTG GTCATTTGGTAGGGTGAATCAGCATCCGGATGTAGTCATACATGTCCAGGATTCTTCTTTCCGCCTCCATAAG CGAGTCCTGATACTGAGGAGTGGCTACTTGAAACGGCAGCTCAGCAAATTGACGGAAATAACCCTCAATCCGCCGTTAAAGATAACGCCCGAATGCTTCGCCTTGGTAACGGACTTCTGTTACGGATCTTACATAGCCATAACGCCGTTCAACGTCGCCGCACTCCGTACCGTCGCGGAGTTGCTGGAGATGACGGAGGTTCACGGCCCGAGGGACGAGAATTTGCAGCAGAAAACGGAAGCCTTTTTCTGCCGTGCTGTTGCCGTTAACAAAGAGTACGCCTCCATCGTGTTGCGGTCATGCTTTCCGCTGCTTCCGGAGGTGGAGATGACGGCGGCTCTTGTTAGCAGATGCATTGAGGCGTTGAGTTTGATCGGTGAAGTTGACGGCGAAGAGGCATGTTTGGATCACGTTACTAGATTGCATGTTGAGGATTTGCAGTTGGTTTTGGAGTCCATGAGTCAACGCTTGACTGAAAGTCACGATCTTCTTTACAGAATCATTGACCTTTATATCAAG GAGAAGGATAGAACAGTATCGGAGGACCAGAAAACCCGGATGTGCAACTACATAGACTGTAGCATCCTATCCCACCGAGTCCTCATGCACGCAGTCCAGAATCCCAGAATGCCGCTCAGATTCGTCGTCCAAGCCATGTTCGTTGAGCAGCTGAACACTCGGCGCTCCATCTTATCCAACCAAACCCATAAAAGTCACCAACCAAAAGACCCAGTCACGCTTGGCGCCATCCTTAAACGCGATGTGGCACTCCGCCAAGTGACTCAGCTCAAGAACGCAATGACCACGACAACTTCGAGAATCCAGTTCTTGGAGAAAGAGCTGAGTGGCATGAGGAAGCTGTTGAGTGATGCGGAGAATATGAATATTATTAATTCGGGTCGGTCTGCCAGTTTTCGTTTCAGTTCGGAGGGAAACAAGGTGGATAGGGGACAAATTGGTTCCATATCTGCGTCAAGTGTTCGAATCGGGAGTAGAATCGGGGCAGAAGGGTCTTCTTCATCAGAGGAGTCGTCTGAGGGGGCTCGAAGTGTCGAAAAGAATCTTCGTCAGAGATTAATGCATGGATTGAAGAGTGCATTTCGGTTACGAAGTTTGGTTTCCAAGAAGAAGTGTGACGCTAAAGGGTCTCTGAAATTCGGAAGAAATGTTGAAAATTCAGGTAATGGAGGTGGTGGAAACGAGGAAATTGTTATCATAAGAAAGGATCAAGCTTTTCACAGGCGTTCTCGTTCTAATTCTTCTGTGTAA
- the LOC142536984 gene encoding peptidyl-prolyl cis-trans isomerase CYP65 isoform X3: MPYIMKYGKHPVTGSPLKQEDLIPLTFHRNSEGEYHCPVLNKVFTEFTHIVAVKTTGNVYCHEAIKELNLKTKNWKELLTDEPFTKQDLITIQNPNSLDIKTLVDFDHVKKNLKIDDEELKKMESDPSYNININGDIKQMLKELGTEKAKEIALHGGGGNKAKNERAAALAAILAARSRIKDNADSKSGELPKQTYSIVDAASAAVHGRSAAAAKSDAGDKTAARIAMHMAGERAPVNAKLVKSRFTSGAASRSFTSTSYDPVTQNEYEYVKVEKNPKKKGYARVQTTHGDLNIELHCDITPRTCENFITLCERGYYNGVVFHRNIRNFMIQGGDPTGTGRGGESIWGKPFKDELNSKLVHSGRGVVSMANSGPHTNGSQFFILYKSANHLNFKHTVFGMVVGGLTTLSALEKVPVDDDDRPLEEIKIIGVEVYVNPYTESDDEEENTGKEKTAADDEENDKIGSWYSNPGTRTAETPAAGDGVGKYLKAMIAPAASVTTLDSDVLAGSAVKKRKFGKSTGELKDFSAW, encoded by the exons ATGCCGTACATCATGAAGTATGGGAAACATCCGGTAACTGGATCTCCGCTGAAGCAGGAGGATTTGATTCCTCTCACTTTTCACAGGAATTCTGAAG GAGAGTATCATTGCCCGGTCCTGAACAAGGTTTTTACTGAGTTCACACATATAGTTGCTGTGAAGACCACTGGAAATGTGTACTGTCATGAG GCTATCAAGGAATTGAATCTCAAAACCAAGAACTGGAAGGAACTTCTAACCGATGAACCATTCACCAAGCAAGACCTTATAACCATTCAG AATCCCAATTCACTTGATATCAAGACTCTGGTGGATTTTGATCACgtcaagaaaaatttaaaaatcgacGATGAAG AATTGAAGAAAATGGAGTCCGATCCGTCTTATAACATAAACATTAATGGGGATATCAAACAAATGCTTAAAGAACTCGGAACCGAGAAAGCAAAGGAGATTGCATTACATGGTGGGGGCGGAAACAAAGCAAAAAATGAAAGGGCGGCGGCCCTTGCTGCCATTTTAGCCGCAAGATCACGTATCAAGGACAACGCTGACTCAAAGAGCGGTGAATTGCCCAAGCAGACATACAGTATAGTAGATGCGGCTTCTGCTGCTGTTCATGGAAGAAGTGCGGCTGCTGCAAAATCTGATGCCGGTGATAAAACTGCTGCTCGAATAGCCATGCACATGGCTGGTGAAAGAGCACCAGTAAATGCAAAGCTG GTTAAAAGTCGCTTCACAAGTGGTGCTGCTTCACGATCTTTCACCTCTACCTCGTATGATCCCGTGACTCAAAATGAGTATGAATATGTTAAAGTTGAGAAAAATCCCAAGAAGAAAGGTTATGCCCGGGTTCAAACTACACATGGTGATTTGAACATTGAGCTGCATTGTGATATTACTCCAAGGACATGTGAGAACTTCATCACTCTGTGTGAACGAGGTTATTACAATGGAGTAGTTTTTCACAGAAATATTAG GAACTTCATGATTCAGGGCGGTGATCCTACTGGGACTGGGAGAGGAGGCGAGTCAATTTGGGGAAAGCCCTTCAAAGATGAACTTAACTCCAAATTAGTTCATTCTGGGAGAGGTGTTGTTAGTATGGCAAACTCAGGTCCTCACACAAATGGTTCACAGTTTTTTATATTGTACAAATCTGCAAATCATTTGAACTTCAAGCACACAGTTTTTGGAATGGTCGTTGGAGGGTTGACTACCCTTTCAGCGTTGGAAAAAGTACCTGTTGATGATGATGACCGTCCTTTG GAAGAAATCAAGATTATAGGTGTTGAAGTATATGTTAATCCTTACACAGAATCTGATGACGAGGAAGAAAACACCGGTAAAGAGAAGACCGCTGCTGACGACGAAGAAAAT GATAAGATAGGCTCATGGTACAGTAATCCTGGTACGAGAACAGCAGAAACTCCTGCTGCGGGTGACGGTGTTGGAAAGTACTTGAAGGCAATGATTGCTCCAGCTGCATCTGTCACCACCCTAGATAGTGATGTGCTTGCTGGGTCTGCTGTAAAGAAGAGAAAATTTGGCAAGTCAACTGGAGAACTTAAAGATTTTTCTGCTTGGTAG
- the LOC142536984 gene encoding peptidyl-prolyl cis-trans isomerase CYP65 isoform X2 yields MYIMPYIMKYGKHPVTGSPLKQEDLIPLTFHRNSEGEYHCPVLNKVFTEFTHIVAVKTTGNVYCHEAIKELNLKTKNWKELLTDEPFTKQDLITIQNPNSLDIKTLVDFDHVKKNLKIDDEELKKMESDPSYNININGDIKQMLKELGTEKAKEIALHGGGGNKAKNERAAALAAILAARSRIKDNADSKSGELPKQTYSIVDAASAAVHGRSAAAAKSDAGDKTAARIAMHMAGERAPVNAKLVKSRFTSGAASRSFTSTSYDPVTQNEYEYVKVEKNPKKKGYARVQTTHGDLNIELHCDITPRTCENFITLCERGYYNGVVFHRNIRNFMIQGGDPTGTGRGGESIWGKPFKDELNSKLVHSGRGVVSMANSGPHTNGSQFFILYKSANHLNFKHTVFGMVVGGLTTLSALEKVPVDDDDRPLEEIKIIGVEVYVNPYTESDDEEENTGKEKTAADDEENDKIGSWYSNPGTRTAETPAAGDGVGKYLKAMIAPAASVTTLDSDVLAGSAVKKRKFGKSTGELKDFSAW; encoded by the exons AT GTATATAATGCCGTACATCATGAAGTATGGGAAACATCCGGTAACTGGATCTCCGCTGAAGCAGGAGGATTTGATTCCTCTCACTTTTCACAGGAATTCTGAAG GAGAGTATCATTGCCCGGTCCTGAACAAGGTTTTTACTGAGTTCACACATATAGTTGCTGTGAAGACCACTGGAAATGTGTACTGTCATGAG GCTATCAAGGAATTGAATCTCAAAACCAAGAACTGGAAGGAACTTCTAACCGATGAACCATTCACCAAGCAAGACCTTATAACCATTCAG AATCCCAATTCACTTGATATCAAGACTCTGGTGGATTTTGATCACgtcaagaaaaatttaaaaatcgacGATGAAG AATTGAAGAAAATGGAGTCCGATCCGTCTTATAACATAAACATTAATGGGGATATCAAACAAATGCTTAAAGAACTCGGAACCGAGAAAGCAAAGGAGATTGCATTACATGGTGGGGGCGGAAACAAAGCAAAAAATGAAAGGGCGGCGGCCCTTGCTGCCATTTTAGCCGCAAGATCACGTATCAAGGACAACGCTGACTCAAAGAGCGGTGAATTGCCCAAGCAGACATACAGTATAGTAGATGCGGCTTCTGCTGCTGTTCATGGAAGAAGTGCGGCTGCTGCAAAATCTGATGCCGGTGATAAAACTGCTGCTCGAATAGCCATGCACATGGCTGGTGAAAGAGCACCAGTAAATGCAAAGCTG GTTAAAAGTCGCTTCACAAGTGGTGCTGCTTCACGATCTTTCACCTCTACCTCGTATGATCCCGTGACTCAAAATGAGTATGAATATGTTAAAGTTGAGAAAAATCCCAAGAAGAAAGGTTATGCCCGGGTTCAAACTACACATGGTGATTTGAACATTGAGCTGCATTGTGATATTACTCCAAGGACATGTGAGAACTTCATCACTCTGTGTGAACGAGGTTATTACAATGGAGTAGTTTTTCACAGAAATATTAG GAACTTCATGATTCAGGGCGGTGATCCTACTGGGACTGGGAGAGGAGGCGAGTCAATTTGGGGAAAGCCCTTCAAAGATGAACTTAACTCCAAATTAGTTCATTCTGGGAGAGGTGTTGTTAGTATGGCAAACTCAGGTCCTCACACAAATGGTTCACAGTTTTTTATATTGTACAAATCTGCAAATCATTTGAACTTCAAGCACACAGTTTTTGGAATGGTCGTTGGAGGGTTGACTACCCTTTCAGCGTTGGAAAAAGTACCTGTTGATGATGATGACCGTCCTTTG GAAGAAATCAAGATTATAGGTGTTGAAGTATATGTTAATCCTTACACAGAATCTGATGACGAGGAAGAAAACACCGGTAAAGAGAAGACCGCTGCTGACGACGAAGAAAAT GATAAGATAGGCTCATGGTACAGTAATCCTGGTACGAGAACAGCAGAAACTCCTGCTGCGGGTGACGGTGTTGGAAAGTACTTGAAGGCAATGATTGCTCCAGCTGCATCTGTCACCACCCTAGATAGTGATGTGCTTGCTGGGTCTGCTGTAAAGAAGAGAAAATTTGGCAAGTCAACTGGAGAACTTAAAGATTTTTCTGCTTGGTAG
- the LOC142536984 gene encoding peptidyl-prolyl cis-trans isomerase CYP65 isoform X1, with the protein MGKKQHSKDRMFITKTEWATEWGGAKSKETGIPFKRLPFYCCALTFTPFEDPVCTADGSVFETMYIMPYIMKYGKHPVTGSPLKQEDLIPLTFHRNSEGEYHCPVLNKVFTEFTHIVAVKTTGNVYCHEAIKELNLKTKNWKELLTDEPFTKQDLITIQNPNSLDIKTLVDFDHVKKNLKIDDEELKKMESDPSYNININGDIKQMLKELGTEKAKEIALHGGGGNKAKNERAAALAAILAARSRIKDNADSKSGELPKQTYSIVDAASAAVHGRSAAAAKSDAGDKTAARIAMHMAGERAPVNAKLVKSRFTSGAASRSFTSTSYDPVTQNEYEYVKVEKNPKKKGYARVQTTHGDLNIELHCDITPRTCENFITLCERGYYNGVVFHRNIRNFMIQGGDPTGTGRGGESIWGKPFKDELNSKLVHSGRGVVSMANSGPHTNGSQFFILYKSANHLNFKHTVFGMVVGGLTTLSALEKVPVDDDDRPLEEIKIIGVEVYVNPYTESDDEEENTGKEKTAADDEENDKIGSWYSNPGTRTAETPAAGDGVGKYLKAMIAPAASVTTLDSDVLAGSAVKKRKFGKSTGELKDFSAW; encoded by the exons ATGGGTAAGAAGCAACACAGCAAAGACCGGATGTTCATAACGAAAACGGAGTGGGCCACCGAGTGGGGGGGCGCCAAATCCAAAGAAACCGGAATCCCCTTCAAACGCCTTCCTTTCTATTGCTGCGC TCTCACGTTTACCCCGTTTGAAGACCCTGTTTGCACAGCAGATGGCAGTGTATTTGAGACGAT GTATATAATGCCGTACATCATGAAGTATGGGAAACATCCGGTAACTGGATCTCCGCTGAAGCAGGAGGATTTGATTCCTCTCACTTTTCACAGGAATTCTGAAG GAGAGTATCATTGCCCGGTCCTGAACAAGGTTTTTACTGAGTTCACACATATAGTTGCTGTGAAGACCACTGGAAATGTGTACTGTCATGAG GCTATCAAGGAATTGAATCTCAAAACCAAGAACTGGAAGGAACTTCTAACCGATGAACCATTCACCAAGCAAGACCTTATAACCATTCAG AATCCCAATTCACTTGATATCAAGACTCTGGTGGATTTTGATCACgtcaagaaaaatttaaaaatcgacGATGAAG AATTGAAGAAAATGGAGTCCGATCCGTCTTATAACATAAACATTAATGGGGATATCAAACAAATGCTTAAAGAACTCGGAACCGAGAAAGCAAAGGAGATTGCATTACATGGTGGGGGCGGAAACAAAGCAAAAAATGAAAGGGCGGCGGCCCTTGCTGCCATTTTAGCCGCAAGATCACGTATCAAGGACAACGCTGACTCAAAGAGCGGTGAATTGCCCAAGCAGACATACAGTATAGTAGATGCGGCTTCTGCTGCTGTTCATGGAAGAAGTGCGGCTGCTGCAAAATCTGATGCCGGTGATAAAACTGCTGCTCGAATAGCCATGCACATGGCTGGTGAAAGAGCACCAGTAAATGCAAAGCTG GTTAAAAGTCGCTTCACAAGTGGTGCTGCTTCACGATCTTTCACCTCTACCTCGTATGATCCCGTGACTCAAAATGAGTATGAATATGTTAAAGTTGAGAAAAATCCCAAGAAGAAAGGTTATGCCCGGGTTCAAACTACACATGGTGATTTGAACATTGAGCTGCATTGTGATATTACTCCAAGGACATGTGAGAACTTCATCACTCTGTGTGAACGAGGTTATTACAATGGAGTAGTTTTTCACAGAAATATTAG GAACTTCATGATTCAGGGCGGTGATCCTACTGGGACTGGGAGAGGAGGCGAGTCAATTTGGGGAAAGCCCTTCAAAGATGAACTTAACTCCAAATTAGTTCATTCTGGGAGAGGTGTTGTTAGTATGGCAAACTCAGGTCCTCACACAAATGGTTCACAGTTTTTTATATTGTACAAATCTGCAAATCATTTGAACTTCAAGCACACAGTTTTTGGAATGGTCGTTGGAGGGTTGACTACCCTTTCAGCGTTGGAAAAAGTACCTGTTGATGATGATGACCGTCCTTTG GAAGAAATCAAGATTATAGGTGTTGAAGTATATGTTAATCCTTACACAGAATCTGATGACGAGGAAGAAAACACCGGTAAAGAGAAGACCGCTGCTGACGACGAAGAAAAT GATAAGATAGGCTCATGGTACAGTAATCCTGGTACGAGAACAGCAGAAACTCCTGCTGCGGGTGACGGTGTTGGAAAGTACTTGAAGGCAATGATTGCTCCAGCTGCATCTGTCACCACCCTAGATAGTGATGTGCTTGCTGGGTCTGCTGTAAAGAAGAGAAAATTTGGCAAGTCAACTGGAGAACTTAAAGATTTTTCTGCTTGGTAG